The region TGCGGATCAGCCGGATGGAGCGGTCCGACAGGCCGCGCTGATAACCTTCGTCGACGACGAGCTCGGCTGGATCGACATGGCGAACCTCCGGCATCCATTCGGGCACATCGGCCCGCGGCAGATCGGGAAAGTCGAGCGCCGTTATGGTGCGCAGCGCGACAGCGGGAGAAATGGCAGCAGAAGCATTCATCATTCAGCCCTCATCAAAGCGTCGAGATAGCCGCGACCCTTCTCGGTCACGGTCACAAACTGCGGGTCGCCGGGAAGGCGCTCGACATAGCCGCCGGCGAGCGCCGTCTCGACGCCGTGCCTGTCTCGGTCGAGCGTCAGCGGAAAGGCGCGACCGTGGCGCGCGAAAAACCGCGCGGCCCGATAGAGCAGGACGCGGCCGTCGCGATTGAGCCCCGGTTCGGTCACTCGCATCATTCGCCGCCCACAATCTTCAGGCCGGCCTTCGCGCCGCCCGAAGCCTTGATCACGGCTAGTGCCTGCCTCAGATCAGAAGCTGCCTGCTCGAGACCCCTCGCCAGCCGGTCGACCGTCGTCGCCTCGGCCGGCGTCACCTGGCCGTCGCTGATCGCCATCGCAATCGCGTTGGCGACCTCGGCGGAATGCCGCATCAGCTCGGCATGGCTTGTGAGCACATTGATTTCGGCCTTCCGCGCCTCGTCCGGATCCGTCAGCCGGCGACCGTTGGTTTCGGCGAGCACCGCCGTCACCAGCGCCTGGCCGCAATCGCGCTCCAACATGGCGATCGCGCCGACGGGCATCAGGTCGGGCTCCGAGCCGTTGTTCCAGCGACCAACTTCGCTCTTCGAATAGCCGGACTTTTCGACGACGCGCATGATGCCGCCGCAGCGCTCGATCAGGTCCCTCTGGGCCGCTTTGATGCGGTAGAGAAATGCGTCCATGTCCTTGACTCCAAAAAACAAAAACAGTTTCCCGCGCCGGGAATTCCGGCGGGTTATTCCCGTGGCGGGAACGCTTCGGAAATGTGAGAACTCAGGCCGTCAAGAGATCACGGGGGACCGCATGACTGGATGTGCGACTGGTACAAAGCGGCAAAGCCGCAAAGAGAAGGCGCGCCGGACGTCAGGGGTCCGCCCGTCCGGCGCGAGGCGGCGCGGCGATGGCTATCTTCGCAGCGCAGGGAAAGAGTTTCTGGCCGCTGCATCATTCCGCGGCCTCGTTCGCTTCGGGATAGGGAATGTCACGGGCCACACAATTGGCCCGGTAGAACTCCTCCGGTCCGAACGGCGTCAGCGGAATCAGGACGCGCCAATGCCGATCCGGAATGCCGGTCAGGCGCCATTTGTAGATCGCGTCACGGGTGATAGCCACGCCGGCATCGATGCAGGCTCGCTCGACCGCAGCCACGCCGCCCGCCTCTTTGATGATTTTTGTGACAGTGATTTCCGCTTCCATGTTTGCACCTGTACTAGATTTTAAATCTAGCTTCAAGCCATGGGAAATCTACACCAGAAAATAATTCCGGATTTAATATGCGTTTCATGACTTGGTGGAAGCGACTTGATCAGCGGCGACAGGAACTCGGCTGGAGCGGTGCGGAACTTGCACGGCGCGCGGGTATTCCCTATGCGAACATAAACAAATATCTGAACGGCAAGATTGAGCAGCCACGCGGCGAAGAAATGCAGAAGCTCGCATCGGCGATTGGCAAATCAGCGCTGTGGTTGCGGGACGGGCTTGAACTCAGCGATGTCGAGGCCGCCCCCATTGAAGGCCGACTGCTGCCGGTCGCCGTCGTCGGAAAGGTCGAAGCGGGCACATTCCGCGAAGTTGACGATATGGACCAATCAGAAAGAGAACTGCTATCCTTGCCGGCCGACGATCGGTTTCCGAGCGCTCGACTGATGGCGTTCGACGTCTCTGGTGATTCAATGAACGAGCTGCGGCCTCGGCCGATCCTGCCGGGAGATCGCGTCGTTTGCGTTTCCTATGAAGATGTTGCCCATGAAGCCCCATTGCGCGACGGCATGGTGGTGGTGGTGGAGAGAACACGCGATGGAGGGCAGACGCGCGAATGGTCCGTGAAGCAGATTGAGCTTTACCAGGACAGGACAGAATTTCACCCACGATCGACGAACCCGAAGCACAAACCCATAGTCGTTCCGCGCGATCCAACCGCCGACACAGGCACTATTGTCGAGATCATCGGCCTTGTTAGAAGGGTCGTAAACGACCTGCCCTTTTAGGATCGGTCAGCACCGGCATCATGCACACGACAGAGGGACGCGCTAACGAGCAGTCCGATGGCGCTGTCACATTTAATGCATGAGAAGCGCAGATTTCCCAGCAGCCCGCTTTCCAGTAGTTCCTCTACATCGCTGGGCGCGTCATCAATTCGAGGCACGCAAACCAGCTTCGTGCTCTCACGCCTGCAGTTCTCGCATCTGATCTGCAGCTCAAATTCCCGTGATATCTCACTGATCAAAAGTTGCATGCCGTTCTCCTTTGGTTCTTATTAATCCTGAGAACGCGCCACGAGTCGAGTCGAATCAGTAACATAGATTTTATTTCTATCTGCCTATTGACGCGGTTCGAATGTAGATTTAATTTCCATCTCGTCCGGTGATCCTCCCTCACTTGGATGGCGCGCAAGAGACGCCGCCGGTCCGCACCCTGGCGGCCGGCGGCGGGCGGCGCAGGAGAAGGGAGACCCAAGGAGAAGATCATGAGAAGCAAATCCAAGTCCAAGACACCAGCCGCGCCTGTCCGCAACATCAAGGCGGAGATGCTGGATCTCTACCGCGAGCGCGGCGCCCAGACCGAAACCGATCTCATCCGCGCCGGCTTCACCAAAGAGCAGATCGAAACGCTGGCGCCCGCCGTCGCCGAGCAGCTGCGCACCGAAGACTTCGCGGCCGCCGCCTGAGTCCCCGGCCTTGAGCCAGTCCTCGGTCTTGAACCGAGGATCCGGTTTCGGTCTCCGCCCCGACCAGGAAACGGGGCGGTTTCCCAAACGGATGCAAAGGGCACTCCCATGAACCATTTCACACCATTCCTGCCGGCCCGCATAAGCCTGGCCGACATGCTGACCTCCGATGACAGCTGCCGCAATCTCGAAGAGCGGATGCTGGACAGCATGCGCATGCGCGTGAAGACCCAGCGCCGCGCCGAAGCGGTGCTGCTGCTCCTCACCGCCTTCGTGTTCGCCTTCTGCTTCGCGGCGCGGGTGTAACCATGACCTGGCTCTATGCCGCACTGATCGCCGCCATCGCGGAGGGCGCCGTCATCATCGCCGTGCTCTTCTGGCTCGTCCGCCGGGACAACGGCCGCCACAAGGATATCACCGCCGCGATCGAGTTCGCGCTCGGCCTCAATCTCTTCCGGCAGAGAAACTTCCTTCGCCTCTTCGTCGATGGCGAGGATGCCACCCTCAAACGCGACTATCCCGAATGGGCCGAATACCGCGCCCAGTTTCACGCCCTGGAGGGCTTTTGACATGGCAGAGATCGTGCATTTCCCCGCACGCGGCCCGCGCCCGGCGCTGCGCCTCGTCAGCGATATCGACGACATGGTGACGGCAGAGATGAACGCGAAGTGCCGCGACTACATCGCCAAGGCGCTGGAGAACATGGCCTCCGCCAATCTGGAGCTGAACGCCGCCAATGTCATCCTGCTCGATCAGGGCGACACATCAGACCTCGTCAGCGATGAGGTCATCATCAGCATGTGCCACGCTCTGATCTCGGTCATCGACGCCAGGGGCTGCCGCACCGATGACCGGCCGCTGCGCAATGCCGCCGCCAAGACGATCTCCGAGCGGGAGGGCAGCCACCATGGCCACTAGCGCCCTCGCCCAGCTGCCGCGCGCAGCCGTCACCGCCTCGACGCTCTTCTCCGGCGCGCTTGCCGCGCTCAAAATCCGCCCGCCGCTCCGCCACGACACCACCCACTGCGGCACGATCGTCGATGCCGACGGCAACATGGTCTTCGTCGTCGACATGCACCACGAGCGCTCCGACGCCGAGGTCACCGACATCGCCGAGTTGATGCTGCTCGCCATCAACGTCCACGCCGGCTACCTGCCGGAGGCCGCCCATGGCTGACACGCTCTTCCGCGTACACTTCGAGGACGGCACCAAGCTCGACGTCACTGCCGCCGACACCAAGGCCGCCACCAAAACCGCCGGCGACCAGCACGACGGCATCATCAAGAAGGTCAAACGCGTGAAGGGGAACGGCTGATGAGACCGCCCATCGACGTCCGCATTCATGATGCCCATGTCGGGATCTGGCAGGACAACGCACAAGACGCTTCGTTCCGGACCGAGATTTACGCGGTGCTCATCCGGCATATGCGCGCTCGCGGCTGGTCGATCAGGCGCAATCCGGAAACGCACAGGCGCCATCGCTGCATTAGCGCAAATTTCCGCGACGGCGCACGCGGTACGTTGCGCTGCGCCATCTCACTGAGCGGACGCGCCATCGAGGTTGAGTTCTGGTCCATGACATCGAAGCAATCGAACCAGAATGGCCGGCGCTATGACTTCGATAAGCTCAAGCGCATGGCCTATCTCGACAGACTGCGCGTCGGGCTCGAATTCAAACGCGTCACCACCTGGTTGAAAACGATCGCGCCGGTGAAGGTCTCGTTGCGCGACGAGCGGGACCTGGCACCCATGGAGCGGATCGAGAAAAGCTATGCAGAGAGCTGGCATAGCGACAAGGATCTCGGCCGCCCCGTCTGCAAATACGATTATAACGCCAAGACCAAGGATGGCCGCCTGCTTCAGCACGGCCAGACCGTATGGTTGCCCGACCACAAGGGACGGATCATCCGCGGCACGGCTTACTACCATATCAATAACATGTGGTGGGTCGTGGCCGGCGGTGAGCTCTTCAACAGATCCAGCATCGAGTTGTTCGTCACACAGCCCAATGATCTTCGGACAAAAGGCAATGAGCGCGATCGCCGGAAGGCTCTTGAGCGCGAGCTGTCGATCGCCGTCGAGCGTATGGATTTCAAGCGCGCCCAGGGGCTGAAGCAGATCATCTTCGGCGGCGAGCAGACCTTCATGATCTGGTCGCGCGGCAACAGGTCCTATTACCGTTCGCAATATGCCGGCTATACCACCGACCGCATTGCTGCCGGCAAATACACCCGCGCCGAGGCTGAAGCCGAATGCCGCCGCGCCCCCCATGAACTTGAAATGGTTTGCCCCGATGGCAGCCATGTCCGTTTCGACAGGAGCGCAGCATGACCGATCTGCTCCAGCGCGTCGCCGAGAACGTCCAGGAACACATGGACGCCATCCTCAAAAACTTCAAACCGGACGCCAAGATTACCGTTCTCGTTCGCTTCCCGGACAAGCCGACGGCGGACTTCTGCATGACGGGTGACGACCTCGATGCAGTCGCGGACATGGTCGAACGGCGCCGCGCCAGTGTGACGCCACAAGCGGGCAGTCGGTTGCGTTCAGAGTTCGTTCCCGGCGCCTGGCGCTGCCCAAAGTGCAACTTCCGCCTCCTGCAATCCAATCTCAACGCGGCGGATGGAACGGTCACAGCTCGGGATACGCCCGGCGACAAATGCCCAAATTGCGCTGCGCCGTTATGGCGCGTGAGCTGGAAAGACGAGGCGCAGGAGAACCTTTCGATTGCCGAGAACCAGCTTGAACGTGCGCTGGCGGCCGAACGCAAGCTCGCTGAGGCGCTGGAAGTGATCCGCCCGTTTGCCCGTGAAGCCGCGACTTGGACCGCTGAAGCGCCTGACGATTACCAGATCAAGGTAAAGTTGGCGACGAAAGTCATTCAGTCAAAACTGACTGTTGGGCATGTCCGTGCTGCCGGCTCGCTGCTTCAGAAAGAGAATGGTAATGACTGACACGCTCGCCAACCGCCTCTGGCAGGAATTGACAGACAAGGAACGCCGAACGCCAGCCGATCATCCTGACATGCGCCTTATCACGCGTGAGGAGCTGACCAAATACCTTCATCTCGCCAGCTTTAAATGGGCCGAAGAGAGAACCCACGGCATTCAGATCGAAGAACTCCGGGGCCTCGACGGGGATCTGATGGGATATTGGGCGCGGGGCCACTACGCGCTACATCATTTTAAGGAGGCGGCGAATTACTACAACGGCGCCGACGCCATATATGACGAGCGCTACGTCAGCGAGACCAGCAGCATCCGGCAGGAATGGTGGCGCACCGTGCCGGTCACCGGCGAGCCTGGCATGGTGCAATATTGCCCCGCCGAACCGAAATCCCGCGGCGCTTTCGCCGTCACCGTAACGACCGCTGTCGAAGATCGGCAGATCAAGGCAACCAGCCGCCAGATCGCTGATCACCAGCGCGCCGAAGCTCGCGGCTTCGCCAATGGTCTGAACTGGGCGCTCCGCAATCTCGATCACATCGACGCCGCCGCCGGCGATCAGCTGCTCGCGCATTACCGCGAGGAGAACAAGAAGGAGCGCGGCGCCCATGTCTGACGGCACCAAGATCGAATGGACCGACGCCACCTGGAACCCGATCACCGGCTGCGCGATCGTCTCCCCCGGCTGCACCAACTGCTACGCCATGAAGCTGGCGGGAACGCGCCTGCAGCATCACCCCAGCCGCGCCGGCCTCACCCGCGACAGCAAGGCCGGCCCGGTCTGGACCGGCGAAGTGCGCTTCAATGAGCAGTGGCTGACCCAGCCGCTCACCTGGTCGCGTCCGCGGATGATCTTCGTTTGCGCCCATGGCGATCTCTTCGCCGAGGGCGTGCCGGACGAGTGGATCGACAAGGTCTTCGCCGTCATGGCGCTGGCGCCCCAGCACGTCTTCCAGGTTCTAACCAAGCGGCCCGAGCGCATGCGAGAATATCTGACGACGCCCATGCGCCAATACAAGATTTCCGCCGCCCAGCTCGACCTGCCCGAGCCGGTTCCTTCGCCGGGCATATGGCCCCACTTGCCGCTGCCAAACGTCTGGCTCGGCGTTTCGGTCGAAGATCAGAAGCGCGCCGACGAGCGCCTGCCTATCCTTCACGAAATCCCGGCCGCCCTGCTCTGGGTGTCGAATGAGCCGTCACTCGGCCCGATCGACTGGAAACGATGGCTGCCCACGGGCCGGCGCGCACGAAGCCCGCAGGGCCATGAGTTCATCGCGCCGGAATACTTCATGACGAAATGCGAGCACTGCGGCTGGATAGGCTCGTCCGAACTTCAGCACACCAGCCAGATCGCCGACACGGGAGATTACGATGTCTCCTGCTGCAACTGCCACCAGTTCACCGCCTGCGACGAAATCCAGCGCATCGGCTGGATGGTTGGCGGCGGCGAAAGCGGTTCAGGCTGCCGGCCGATGCACCCGCATTGGCAATACGCATTGCGCGACCAGTGCGAGATCTCCGATACCCCCTTCCTCTTCAAGCAATGGGGCAACTGGATCATTGCGAGCCATGACAACGGCCACACCGAAAGCAGCATGGTGACGAACGACGCCATCTGGCTCGACGTCGACGGCCGCCAGGCGAAGCCCAGCTGCGACGGCATGCGCGAGCCGATCGGCATGTTCCGCGTCACCAAATCCCGCGCCGGCCGGCTGCTGTCAGGCATCGAACACAACGGCTACCCGCCCCTACCCGCCCATTTCGCCAAGGAGGCCGCAGAATGACGAAACCGAAGAAGCTTCCGGATGATGAGACCCTGCGCCGGCTGGTCGCCGAAGGCCTGACGCGCTCCGAGATCGTCAAGCGCTACCAGGTCCACCGCACGACGCTTGGCGAAAAGCTGACGGAGCTCGGCCTGGTCGACGCCGTGGCGCCGGAGCCCGGGCAGCGCAAGCCGTTCTCGGTCGAGGCAGTCGCGCAATTCCTGCGCAGCGGCATGAGCTATTCCGACATCGATCGGCACTACGGCCGGACGGTCGGCTGCGCATGGGTCTTCTGCCGCAGCCACGGGCTCATTCCCGAAATTCCCGATACCGAGATCCGCGACGACAAGATCATCGTCGGCATCACCGCCACCGCCACCGATAAAAGCGGCTCCGCCCGCACCGTCCGGGTCGCTATCAGCCTGCCGCCGATCAGCATGTTCGCAGCCGCACGCCTGCAGCGCGGCGAAGGGAGCCTCGGCCAATGAGCGACGAGATGAAATGGATCCCTTCCGATTGGCTGGATGAAGAGCTTCCGGCGCTGCAGACAGATCCCAACGCCTTCGTCTGCCGCCACGCCGAACTCGGCTGGATGCTACGGCCGGTCGAGGAGCAGGATGAGGATCTGGACGAGGGTTTCGGCATCCTTCACTTGGTCGACGGTCAGGTGGTGAGGTTCAGCGCATCGATATATTACGGCGACTTCGAGCTTGTTGTCCGCGAAGACGGCAGCTTCGAAACCGATCGAGAAATCCCGACCAAAGCCAATTGCTTCCGCGTCGATCACGACACTGACACGCTGCAGCCGAGCCTGCGCGAGCTGGTCGTCAACGACGACGGCGGCCTGGAACCCGGCATTCACGCCATAGACGCCTGCTGGTGGTCGGAGGCCGAAACCGTCTTCACCTTCAGGATCGTCGATGGCAAAGGCCAGTTGACGCGGGTGGGAGTGGTTCAATGACCGCGCCCGTCCGCATCCAGCTGTCCCGCCAAAAAGGCTTCAACCTGCAAGCCGCATCGAGGGCCGCCAACGGCCTTGACGCGATCAAGGTCGATCGCACCTCGCCTTTCGGCAATCATTATGCCTTCAGCAAGGATCCGATCGCCAAGCCAGCGCTCTGGGATGTCTTCGGCAGCCACCGCACCATCGTCAAGAGCTGCCCGTCGAAGCAGGAAGCGCGCGATTTCGCCATCGCCTGCCACAAGGCCGAGGTATCGGC is a window of Rhizobium sp. N324 DNA encoding:
- a CDS encoding DUF4326 domain-containing protein; the encoded protein is MTAPVRIQLSRQKGFNLQAASRAANGLDAIKVDRTSPFGNHYAFSKDPIAKPALWDVFGSHRTIVKSCPSKQEARDFAIACHKAEVSATGPHNTRYLYPVPTPVDIAKALRGFNLACWCKPGEPCHADILLEIANAPLQEVVSR
- a CDS encoding phage Gp37/Gp68 family protein, whose translation is MSDGTKIEWTDATWNPITGCAIVSPGCTNCYAMKLAGTRLQHHPSRAGLTRDSKAGPVWTGEVRFNEQWLTQPLTWSRPRMIFVCAHGDLFAEGVPDEWIDKVFAVMALAPQHVFQVLTKRPERMREYLTTPMRQYKISAAQLDLPEPVPSPGIWPHLPLPNVWLGVSVEDQKRADERLPILHEIPAALLWVSNEPSLGPIDWKRWLPTGRRARSPQGHEFIAPEYFMTKCEHCGWIGSSELQHTSQIADTGDYDVSCCNCHQFTACDEIQRIGWMVGGGESGSGCRPMHPHWQYALRDQCEISDTPFLFKQWGNWIIASHDNGHTESSMVTNDAIWLDVDGRQAKPSCDGMREPIGMFRVTKSRAGRLLSGIEHNGYPPLPAHFAKEAAE
- a CDS encoding LexA family protein, encoding MRFMTWWKRLDQRRQELGWSGAELARRAGIPYANINKYLNGKIEQPRGEEMQKLASAIGKSALWLRDGLELSDVEAAPIEGRLLPVAVVGKVEAGTFREVDDMDQSERELLSLPADDRFPSARLMAFDVSGDSMNELRPRPILPGDRVVCVSYEDVAHEAPLRDGMVVVVERTRDGGQTREWSVKQIELYQDRTEFHPRSTNPKHKPIVVPRDPTADTGTIVEIIGLVRRVVNDLPF